The stretch of DNA CGAATATTGGGACGATGCAGTAGCCTATATAAACTGCCTCTGTATACCGAAAGACAAATATACATTAACAAGCAAacaataatatagaaaaataaattaactaattgTTTTTATGGGAGGCAAAGTTGCAAGTTGACTAAATGCCAgaacaaaacattaataaatgaaaaaaaataaatgtacaaaatcaataaaagaaaacatttcatGTAAACATAACCAAAGAGACCATTCAAGAAACTCACAAAATGAAGTCCTATCATTTGCATTCCTGATTCAATAGCCCTACtgataatatttaacttaatgCATAAGACAAAGCTAACCTTGGAAGAAATTCGGTCAAGATAGAGAAATGTGGGGGCCGAGTAATTGCTCCCATGAAGAGCACAACATTAGGATGTCGCAGCCGTAGCATGATCTCAACCTGCAATAAGATATAAAAGGGCATGAATATTATGTGCGTATGACTGCATTATACATATCCATATAGAGGCAATGGCTTACTTCAGATTTGAACTGAGCTAGTGCATCACCAGAGAAATCTTGGTCTAGAAACTTCTTTACGGCAACTTCCTGTCATGCCAACCATTCATGCAAATTACCAAAATCAGTGCACAAAATTACTATCAAGTACTTTCAAGTAGTCAAAGCAACTATGTATAATGAGATCTTCGTCTTTCAATGGATACAAGTAACAAAAGTTTCAAACAAAATCAAGATGACATAAACCAACTGGGAAGTGATATAATGGCCACATATGTCCATTTGCACAAGGAAAAAAAGTGTGCATATTCGTATCCATATTTCATATGCTAATAAAAGCAATTTAGTAAACATCTTGACAACCATGTAGAAACAAACTGAAAGTTCTAAGACCTGCATCAACGTCAACTTATCTAAAGATAAGATTAGTGCTACACCCCATCTCACCCTGATCCCTCTTGGAATCTTAATATTGATAGATATTGATTTCAAAAATAGTTAACAGAAAAGAATTGGTAACTTGGCAGTGCCTGAGACAAGCAATTTGACTTTATAAAATACTATTgcatttgtatattttttaaatgcttttatGAGGATGTAGTAGACCTAGGTCAAGAGCATGGAACACCAAGTGAAAACTTTGCAAGTTAAATTATAACCATAATCCAAATGTGACATGAAACTAGACATGGGCACACAAATATTAATGagcattttaaaaattagcACAAACCAGAACAATGAAGCTATCAAGGAGTTAAATGAACATTTTCAGATTATGTAATTTTAAGAActaatagaaacaaaaacattataaaGAACTCTGTTCATGTACAGAAGGAAACAAAAATGTGAGCTGACTTACAGTGCCATTGCAGTCGGCACGATAAACTTCACCATACGAACCTACAAGGGCATGCGTGAACAAGCTTAGGTACACAAGAATACATCTAAGATGAGCATATTTCCAATCAGCTTGTACTAGGTCTCCATTAATGAAATctatcatattaaataatatatagcGATATCTAAAATTCCAATTCTGTGTGAATTAACAATTAAGCTATTATAAATTGTCAATTATCTTACTAATGGATCTTTTGTTTAAgcttaaaaaaaagtgttttacgATGCAATTTGTTTCAGACCtattttcccaaaaataatagttttagcaagtaaaacaactttttaagaggcattatcttttttatgaaaaaaatttaaataattattatgagCAGTTAAAAGATAGCACTTTATCAATCAAAACATGCCAAAAGTGatcttttatttcaaaaaaaaaaggtgaaaaaagagcccataaaagatataattataCATGTAAACTGTTATGTctttaaataacaattatatctaaaatataacatttgaaGCAAGGAAATACACTTACCAATACCAATACGCTCACCAATATCAAGATCCTCCCATTGAATTTCCCATTCTGAGCCTTCACCAAGCACCGGGTTAACTTCCTTGTTTCTACCATCATAACATTCTCCATTAACCTCCATCTCATTTCTTTGAACAGCTGAATCTTTGCCCAACCCTCTGTTATTAAAAGAAGCTCCTAAATTCTTTCTATAGCcattttcatcatcttcacAGAAACAGCCAATGCCATTATGCATTTTACAGGAAAGAGCTGCCTTGGGCAAGGAAGATCCAGTACACTTTTCTTTACATATCTTATTACGTGAGTGTATAGAAGCCAAAACAACATTCATTGCGTTAGATTTCTCTACATCAATATTTCTATCAGAAGCATGTAAAAACCCGTTCCTTGTATTATCTCTCTGTGAAGAATTGCAAAATTCAACATCTGTGTGCAATTCTTCTTGTTGTTCAGCTATGCAGTCAGCTGATTGGCATAACCTAGTATCACTGGCTGAGCCCAACCCATCTGAGGGTATGTGAGACTTTTCATACcttaataacaaattatttgtgTCATCTTGAACAGaatcaacatttttttcattaactttATCTACACCCCTATCTTGggaatttatatttgaaaaaagatCAGGAGGAGGTAAGGCACCACTCTCTAGTAGAACATTATGTAGTTTTTGGGCAAATTCAGGGTCCTTTGCTGCACTGAGAACATACTTAGAGACATTTTTTACATGCATATTCTCTGCAGGTGATGGTTCTGTATGTGATGAGCATTCATATGCTTCCATATGTTCAAATCTCCTTGTCTCATTAGCTTTAACGTGATTAATTTCATCAGGCTTTGTTTGACTGCCCATAACTAACAATTCTTCTGTCTGGACCCTCCCCACTGTTGAAATTCTACCACAATCAGAAAAGACTCCTGGCACACCAGTTCGACCATCTACTATTGAACCTGTCTTGTCTGGTAGTCCAACAATCTCTGCACAACCCCTAACAGAAAAACTGTTGCTTTCCAGCTGGCTGCTGGGTACCTCGGCAGGAATAAGAGTTCCAGGGGCACCCATCATATCAATGATATATTCACTGCATCagtacaaaaattaataacagtacttgaaattgttttgaCATAAAGTAAGATCAGTACTGTTTGTGTTGTTAAAAGTTCATTGCCATATATGAGGAGAATAATACTTTGTGGTCCAATTCCTTGAAAAATGTAAATTCAAACACAGTAAGTTGAAGTAACTAAATCACAAAAGTAACAATAAACTGCAGTTACTGTACTTCAATGATCTAGTAGTCtgcaacaaattaaaaaaccaTTTTCTTACAAACTCAAACGCGGTCACTGCAATATTCTATGCTTCAGTTAACAATGTTATATACTAATTAATTACACAGGTGGTGCCGCTTCCTCATTACATAAGGGAGGTAGAGTTTTACAAAGCATCAGAAGTACATAACAGAAAGAGTGAAATAAAATTGCTTTTGGAAACCAGCCTCGTGTCTGGACTGCCCTAAGAAAGTGTAAACATGCAATATAGAGTTTCTAACTCAATAGAACATACAACGGTCATCATTTATATCAGATGAGAGCTAAATGGTCTTGGAATTAAACTACCTTAAAAGCAATATAACAAAAAGGGAAACAACTTTCTACCGTAAGGTAAATACCTTCCATCATCAGCTTTAATCAAATTCACAGCCCCATCATCAGTTCCTGTATAATAGCTCCCTTTTACCAGCATGCAGGGAATGTTAATCCTATCAGCAAGTACCTAACCACCAGCAGTCAAGTTAGCTTTAGTTGAAATCAAATAAATTGATGAGCTTTCCTGactttaaaattgaaagaaatataCCTAAATATTTCCACTAAAGAGAGTCAAAAGAAACTCGCTTTAATTTTGCAGATATGACTTGTTAAATATATGTAACTTTTCTGTTAAACagactataaaataaaataaagtgagCATACCATATGCATGATTGATTTTAACGACAACACATTATACATGTCAAACAGAACAAATAACAAGAGCCATATAACTAcacaatagagaaaaaaaaaaaaaaaaaaaaaaaaaaaaaaaaaaaaaaaaaacctttccGCATACTGTTGGATGATGAATAAAAGTTGCTCGAAAGcatttagttaaataaaatctaaattgttcaaatttgaATGTCTCACACAGATCTCTTCAATCAATAAATGGAGAAAATTCTCACCTTAAAAAGTAGGGCTCGGTGACGTGAAAGTCCAACATCAAGACAGCCAAGGGGAAGAACAATGGTTTGCATAGAATCCCGTAATTCACGACTCCTCATAGCCCAACTCTTAGTAAGTTTCTCAGCATTAATAACAGGTCCACCCATTCTATTAACAACAACATCTGCGAGCCTCTGAAGCAAGCCACTCAAAATCAGCCCCAGTTCAGAAACACAACACTCCTCGACCAAACTACACGCCTTCCTCTCAAGCTGATTAAGCTCAAGATCTACCACATGGTTCACCAAAATCACCTCACAATCAACATCTCCCGAGACAGGAGCCGTCTGCAGATCCACCAACAATGGCATCTTACCTCGATCAACCAAATTCGAGGTAACCCCAAACACATCATAAAACCCATCCATCACTTTCTCATCATAACCAATCACATTGTAGTTCTGCCACAGTAACAACACCACAACAAACTCTCAGAAACCACACTTCCAAAACAATTTCATTCAAAcagtttcattttattttcctttaacaCTTATCAATAACTTCAAATGTCTATCTATAAATagcaacaacaaaacaaacttACTCCAATTatccaaaacatataaataaactaataattaaaaaataaaaaacaaactaaCATTTACAGGCACCTAATTGGCTAATTCCAGTTACGAGAaatagaaaatgagaaaatgccTTGAATAGAAGCGTTACTACAATAACTATAATCACCATACCCAATAACGAAGCGATTGGAACTGAACTAGGGCATGAGTGTCAGTGAACGAAGCAGAGTAACCGAGGCTGATCTGTTTTGCGGCGTCGATCTGCGCTGATTCCGCGGTGTCACGGCGATCGGAATCGGAAGCACTGATTGCAAGCGCTAGTTGCATCTGAAACTCCTCCTCCTGCAACAAGTTGAACTCGACAACGTCGTTCTGCGCCTCCACGACTGGGCTCGGAATCGGCGTCGGATCCGAAACTACGGTGGGCGAAGAGAGCGAGGAAGTAGAGGGAGCGTGATGCGCGTGCGAGGACAATGCGTTGTGATTGTGATTGATGGTGGCAGCGCCACCACCGATGTGAAGCTTTCTGAGAAGGTGCTTCATCTTTGGCATGGATCATCGACCGTAACAACAGATAACGACGATGAAGAAAACGATGACGATGCAGATTGAGATTCCTTTAATCGCTTCTATCCACGCTTTCGCGTTTGCGTTTGCGTTTGCGTTTTGCGTTTTACCCTTAAACCGTTCCTTCTTCAGGGTTTCATTCCCTCCACTTTCTCTTTactttctcttcctcttctctctgttttatttttctctcttttttttaatttcgaaattaattataagttattattaataattaataattggtAATTGTTTAAATCCAAAATAAATTCTGGCCTTGCAAATCCCACCACCCTCTGATGGTTTTTATAATTACAGTTGTAGTTGCTTCTGCGTTGGAAGTGTGATGGCTGTGATAGCTTTCGGCCGTTGGATTCATTGACCGAGAACAAGTTTTACATCGTACGGTTGCTAGAGAAGGAAAAGTCAAAGCGTGTGATCACCGGCAGAAATTATAGCCACGAAATGAGTATTCGGATTGAAATTTTGAGACTTCGATTCAATTGTCTTATCCATTTCCTTGTGAGATCGCGTGAAATTACGCGAATATAGaagtatttaatttaacattaagtattttaattttatttattgttttcttcgtaaaaattataagaaaatatttaatttaacactATTCATGAGTTTAATTAATGATCATGCATTAACAATACAAAATACTTTTATACTACGAgttagttaaaaattattatggTAAGTTGTTTAGCTCTACaatcattaaattaaaagtcAAAGTTTATTAACTCTATAATGATTATCTTAAGGAATGTttgacataaaagaaaattttagtttcttgagaatcaaaaatatttacaaaaaaataaataaaacatttaaaacacatttaattcattatattttaatttaatatcatttcaTATTAGCAAGGTAAGAAGGTGTCAAgctatagaaaaaaatgaagtgcAATTTATCCAAATGTTGATGAGGTGAGAAGCTAGTAAATTGTCCTTTGATGATTAGAAAAATctattataaaacattttttatattattcatttatctctttatgttctttttttttcatttatctcGTAAAAGAGCATATTCTTTCCCTGTTATTCTTAGCATCTCGTCAAAGGTGTCTCTCtggtaattaaatatatgttttgacCATGCGAGAAAAGCTTCTTTATTTGCTAAAAGATGTTTGATATGACCAAGGAATGagtcattttttattctttttctcacTGCATTGTAGAAAGTCCATGTCTCAATACAATGCACCAGGGGAATTTGCAGTTTACCAGGGTGCAGTGgttaatatgattatttaattattttgtaaggTCAGGATCTCTATAATTATAACATAAACTATAGTGGATATTAGGCTTTGAGAAGCTTCAAAAGTGAAAATTATCTTCTTGTATAAGTAATTAAAAGTCTGGTTAGAGAGATTTCCGTAAGTTAATTATTGTCTTAGCTTATAATTATGGAATAGTTTCTTCCAACCAGCTCTCAGTTATATAATTGAATTACACAgcataatttgattt from Vigna unguiculata cultivar IT97K-499-35 chromosome 8, ASM411807v1, whole genome shotgun sequence encodes:
- the LOC114192980 gene encoding probable serine/threonine-protein kinase SIS8, yielding MPKMKHLLRKLHIGGGAATINHNHNALSSHAHHAPSTSSLSSPTVVSDPTPIPSPVVEAQNDVVEFNLLQEEEFQMQLALAISASDSDRRDTAESAQIDAAKQISLGYSASFTDTHALVQFQSLRYWNYNVIGYDEKVMDGFYDVFGVTSNLVDRGKMPLLVDLQTAPVSGDVDCEVILVNHVVDLELNQLERKACSLVEECCVSELGLILSGLLQRLADVVVNRMGGPVINAEKLTKSWAMRSRELRDSMQTIVLPLGCLDVGLSRHRALLFKVLADRINIPCMLVKGSYYTGTDDGAVNLIKADDGSEYIIDMMGAPGTLIPAEVPSSQLESNSFSVRGCAEIVGLPDKTGSIVDGRTGVPGVFSDCGRISTVGRVQTEELLVMGSQTKPDEINHVKANETRRFEHMEAYECSSHTEPSPAENMHVKNVSKYVLSAAKDPEFAQKLHNVLLESGALPPPDLFSNINSQDRGVDKVNEKNVDSVQDDTNNLLLRYEKSHIPSDGLGSASDTRLCQSADCIAEQQEELHTDVEFCNSSQRDNTRNGFLHASDRNIDVEKSNAMNVVLASIHSRNKICKEKCTGSSLPKAALSCKMHNGIGCFCEDDENGYRKNLGASFNNRGLGKDSAVQRNEMEVNGECYDGRNKEVNPVLGEGSEWEIQWEDLDIGERIGIGSYGEVYRADCNGTEVAVKKFLDQDFSGDALAQFKSEVEIMLRLRHPNVVLFMGAITRPPHFSILTEFLPRGSLYRLLHRPNIRLDEKKRLRMALDVAKGMNYLHTSHPPIVHRDLKSPNLLVDRHWIVKVCDFGLSRMKHHTFLSSKSCAGTPEWMAPEVLRNEPANEKCDVYSFGVILWELITTRIPWKGLNPMQVVGAVGFQNKRLEIPEDVNPVVAQIIRDCWQTEPHLRPSFSQLMSRLYRLQHMVAPKTGSTH